The proteins below come from a single Mesobacillus jeotgali genomic window:
- a CDS encoding YkvA family protein, which yields MIGTKKLEEGYKKFESKAREYINKPEKTDILLKDAGKKADDHKGSLAEIWDNLQLLFDLVGAWRRGEYRKIPTRSIVTIIASIIYFVSPIDLIPDFLLGLGIVDDAAVIGFVLKQITVDLERYRIWKENHQASNTIIEETPFEKNTHSLN from the coding sequence ATGATAGGAACAAAGAAACTCGAAGAAGGCTATAAAAAGTTTGAATCCAAGGCAAGAGAGTATATAAATAAACCTGAGAAGACGGATATACTATTGAAGGATGCCGGTAAAAAGGCTGATGACCATAAAGGTTCCCTTGCTGAGATTTGGGACAACCTCCAGCTGCTGTTTGATTTAGTTGGAGCATGGCGCCGGGGAGAGTACAGGAAAATACCGACGAGATCTATCGTGACCATTATCGCTTCAATCATTTACTTCGTGTCTCCCATTGATTTAATTCCAGACTTCCTTCTTGGGCTGGGAATCGTAGATGATGCGGCGGTAATCGGTTTTGTTTTAAAACAGATTACTGTTGACCTGGAAAGATACCGTATCTGGAAGGAAAATCATCAAGCCAGCAATACCATTATTGAAGAA
- the treP gene encoding PTS system trehalose-specific EIIBC component, with amino-acid sequence MNRQEVEQIVEAVGGKENIAAATHCVTRLRFALKDEGKVDKDKLENIDLVKGSFSANGQYQVVIGQGLVDKVYAEMVSITGIGEASKEETKDAAAQNLNPLQRAIKTLADIFIPILPAIVTAGLLMGINNILTGEDIFFEGQAFIDVYTGWADFASIINLIANTAFVFLPGLIGWSAVNKFGGSPLFGIVLGLMLVHPDLLNAWGYGAAEEIPTWNLFGLTVEKVGYQGQVLPVLLASYVLAKMEIFLRKRIPDAFQLLTVAPIALLVTGFLSFIVIGPITFAIGNMITDGVVGIFDAAPAIGGLIYGGLYAPLVITGMHHTFLAVDLQLIGTIGGTFLWPMVALSNIAQGSAAFAMMFADKNNEKLKGLSMTSGISAWLGITEPAMFGVNLRYRYPFIAAIIGSAIAGIVITLRGVMAPSIGVGGLPAFLSIFNEFWGIFFIGMGIAIVVPFVLTFVMAKTRKKKEA; translated from the coding sequence ATGAATCGACAAGAAGTTGAGCAAATTGTTGAAGCAGTTGGCGGTAAAGAAAATATTGCTGCTGCCACCCACTGTGTTACAAGGCTGCGTTTTGCCCTGAAGGATGAAGGAAAAGTAGATAAAGACAAGCTGGAGAATATTGATCTTGTAAAAGGATCATTTTCCGCAAATGGCCAATATCAGGTCGTTATTGGACAGGGGCTTGTTGACAAGGTATACGCAGAAATGGTTTCGATTACCGGTATTGGGGAAGCTTCAAAAGAAGAAACCAAAGATGCTGCAGCCCAGAACTTGAACCCTCTTCAAAGGGCAATCAAGACGCTGGCAGATATCTTCATTCCAATCCTTCCAGCGATTGTTACTGCTGGTTTGTTAATGGGGATCAATAATATCCTGACTGGAGAGGATATCTTCTTTGAAGGGCAGGCATTTATTGACGTTTATACCGGCTGGGCTGATTTTGCCAGCATCATTAACTTGATTGCCAATACAGCCTTTGTGTTTCTGCCAGGTTTGATTGGATGGAGTGCGGTAAATAAATTTGGCGGTAGCCCGCTTTTTGGTATTGTACTGGGACTTATGCTTGTACATCCAGATTTGCTGAATGCCTGGGGTTACGGGGCAGCAGAAGAAATTCCTACATGGAATTTGTTTGGACTGACAGTTGAGAAAGTAGGGTATCAAGGACAGGTATTGCCTGTATTGCTAGCTTCTTACGTATTGGCGAAAATGGAAATTTTCTTGCGCAAGCGGATACCTGATGCGTTCCAGTTGTTGACCGTTGCGCCAATCGCTTTATTGGTAACAGGCTTCTTATCATTCATCGTGATTGGACCGATCACTTTTGCAATTGGGAACATGATTACTGATGGCGTTGTCGGAATTTTTGATGCAGCGCCTGCAATCGGCGGATTGATTTATGGCGGCCTTTATGCACCGCTCGTTATCACAGGTATGCACCATACCTTCCTTGCAGTGGATTTACAGTTGATAGGAACAATCGGCGGTACCTTCCTATGGCCGATGGTAGCACTTTCAAACATCGCACAGGGATCAGCAGCTTTTGCGATGATGTTTGCTGACAAGAATAATGAAAAATTAAAAGGTCTTTCGATGACATCAGGCATTTCCGCATGGCTTGGAATCACTGAGCCTGCAATGTTCGGTGTCAACCTTCGCTACAGATATCCATTTATCGCAGCGATCATCGGTTCAGCAATTGCCGGAATTGTCATCACACTCCGCGGAGTCATGGCACCATCAATTGGTGTAGGCGGCCTGCCTGCTTTCCTATCCATTTTCAATGAGTTTTGGGGGATTTTCTTCATCGGTATGGGAATTGCAATTGTCGTACCATTCGTACTGACATTCGTTATGGCTAAAACAAGAAAGAAAAAAGAAGCGTAA
- the treC gene encoding alpha,alpha-phosphotrehalase has product MTEPWWKKSVVYQIYPKSFYDTTGNGTGDLPGIIAKLDYLKELGVDVIWLTPVYDSPQRDNGYDIRDYYQIYEEYGTMEDFDRLLEEAHSRGIKVIMDLVVNHSSTEHEWFQDALKSKDSRYRNYYIWKDPKEDGSAPTNWESKFGGNAWEYDETTGQYYLHLFDVTQADLNWENEQLRNEVYEMMHYWFKKGIDGFRLDVINLISKDQDFPDDDGSVPPGDGRKFYTDGPKVHEYLQEMNSEVLSKYDSMTVGEMSSTTIENCIKYSNPERNELSMTFNFHHLKVDYENGDKWTLADFDFLALKRILSLWQVEMHKGGGWNALFWCNHDQPRVVSRYGNDGEYHLESAKMLSTAVHMMQGTPYIYQGEEIGMTNPYFDSIEDYRDVESLNIYQIKKEEGMAEEEILKILQSKSRDNSRTPVQWNAEKHAGFTNGTPWIDVARNYQTVNVENALADKNSVFYHYKKLIQLRKQYDIITYGDYQLIHEEHPDIFAYVRNGQDEKLLVINNFYGKNTMFELPDSVEAEGYQAKILLSNYEDSSADISLINLRPYESIVYHLTK; this is encoded by the coding sequence ATGACTGAACCATGGTGGAAAAAGTCGGTTGTCTATCAAATCTATCCAAAGAGTTTTTATGATACAACCGGCAATGGAACAGGCGACCTGCCAGGGATTATCGCCAAGCTGGACTATTTGAAGGAGCTGGGTGTAGACGTGATATGGCTGACGCCGGTTTACGATTCACCTCAGCGAGATAATGGCTACGATATTAGGGATTATTATCAGATATATGAAGAATACGGGACGATGGAAGACTTCGACCGTCTGCTTGAGGAAGCTCATTCACGCGGCATCAAGGTGATCATGGATTTAGTCGTGAACCACTCATCAACGGAGCATGAGTGGTTCCAGGATGCTCTGAAATCCAAGGATAGCCGTTACCGCAACTATTATATATGGAAAGATCCCAAGGAAGACGGAAGTGCTCCGACTAATTGGGAATCCAAATTCGGCGGGAATGCATGGGAATATGACGAGACTACAGGACAATACTACCTTCATTTATTCGATGTGACCCAGGCCGATTTGAACTGGGAAAATGAACAGCTCCGCAATGAAGTATATGAGATGATGCATTATTGGTTCAAGAAAGGCATTGATGGCTTCAGGCTAGATGTCATTAACCTGATTTCAAAGGATCAGGATTTCCCTGATGATGATGGCTCGGTACCGCCGGGTGATGGCCGGAAATTTTACACGGATGGGCCGAAAGTTCATGAATATTTGCAGGAAATGAACTCTGAGGTTCTATCCAAATATGACAGCATGACGGTTGGGGAAATGTCTTCTACTACAATCGAAAACTGCATCAAATACTCAAACCCTGAGCGGAACGAATTAAGTATGACGTTTAACTTCCATCATTTAAAGGTGGACTATGAAAATGGTGACAAGTGGACTCTTGCAGATTTTGATTTTCTTGCCCTTAAACGGATTTTATCTTTGTGGCAGGTTGAAATGCATAAAGGCGGAGGCTGGAACGCATTGTTCTGGTGTAACCATGACCAGCCAAGAGTCGTTTCGCGATATGGGAATGATGGTGAATACCACCTGGAATCAGCGAAGATGCTGAGTACTGCCGTCCATATGATGCAGGGGACGCCATATATCTATCAGGGCGAAGAAATCGGCATGACCAATCCTTATTTTGATAGCATCGAGGATTATCGAGATGTTGAATCATTGAATATTTATCAAATCAAAAAGGAAGAAGGCATGGCTGAGGAGGAAATCCTGAAGATTCTGCAGAGCAAGTCACGTGATAATTCCAGAACCCCTGTCCAGTGGAATGCCGAAAAGCATGCAGGCTTTACAAACGGCACTCCGTGGATTGATGTTGCCAGGAATTATCAGACCGTAAATGTTGAAAACGCGCTCGCTGATAAAAATTCAGTGTTCTATCATTATAAAAAGCTGATTCAGCTGAGAAAACAATATGATATTATCACATATGGCGATTACCAGCTCATTCACGAAGAACATCCCGACATATTTGCATATGTAAGGAATGGACAGGATGAAAAACTGCTTGTCATCAATAATTTTTATGGTAAAAATACTATGTTTGAACTGCCAGACTCAGTTGAAGCT